ACCTGCCAGCCTCAGAGATCTTCTGTGAACTGGCATCTGGAGTTTCACTCCGAACACAACTTACAATCTGGAAGCCTGCCAGCATCCTGGAGCGGACAGCTGTAATCGTGGATGCATCGGTCGATGAAAACCCGGGTAATGATACTGCCTTCGTGATTGTCAGCCCTTCTCCGGCTGATATTGTCATCAATGAGATCATGGCGAGACCTCTCGATGGATGTTGTGAATGGATCGAGATATTCAACAGGGAGACATATCCTGTTGATATACGGAATTGGAGTATCTCGGATCGGAGCGGATCGATGGGGACTGTCCAGGACGATGTTCTCATCATCGATCCCGGTGTTTTTATGGTACTCACCAGGGACACCGATCTGTTCACCGAGTGTCATATGTCCGGTGGAGATATAATCAGAACGCAAATCGATGGATGGCCATCTCTTAACGACAGAGATACCGGAGGTATCGCGGATGTCGTCAGTCTGATGGATAGATCCGGTCTTCTTGTTGATGAAGTGAATTACAGTGATATGTGGGGTGAGGAAAGAGGGAGGTCGATAGAGCGGTATTCACCAGATGCTTGCAGTGCAGGAGCGAGCTTGCTATGGCATAGATCGTTGTCTGCTGACGGAGCGACTCCAGGGTCTATAAACTCGACCTGTTCTTTCAATGATATTCCTGCCGGAATACTGTCGATCACACCTCAGTGTCTTGATTATGGAACAAGAGAGGGACTGTATGTATCAATATCTGGATACGCAGGAGAATTTGGCTGCAGTATCACAATATACGATATGGAGGGTGTTGCCGTAAAAAGGCTGGTCGCTGAACGTGGAGGCGCGAGTGTGCTGACATGCAGGTGGGATGGTATGTCGGACAATGGGTTCAGGTTGCCGACCGGGTTGTATATTTGTGTCGCGGAATTTCTGGGTGAGGGAGGAAGGGTATGCAGAAGAGTAAAGGAATGTTTCGTGGTCAGAAATGGGACATAAAAGCGTCCGTATTGTTACTTTTGATCTTATTGGCAGGTCTGCCTGCCCGTGCTTCTTCATTTGAGACTTCGGCATTCAGGGGAATGGGAAGCACAAGATATCCGGAAAGAAATATTTCATGGAAGAGTCCCGATGCTGACAGCATTTGGGCCTGTATCTCCGTGTCTTGTGCCAATCCATACTCAATTCCCGATCTGTATGTTTCCACGCTGGGTTTCTCGATGACGCCCGGAACTTTACACACGCATGCTGACTGGACTGTCTTGACCCATCCCCTTTACAGGGAGAACGGGCTGAGAATCAGTGTCGGCACATCGTTATTATCCTCACCAGTGTATGTCGGATTATGTAGCAGGATGAAATGGGTCAGGATAAGAGGATACCCGGGGCTGGTCAGGACAGTCTCATCATTTCACGTGGGGTCCTGTCTTTGGGGAGGATTGATGATAGAAGGTGAGATACCAGTAAAAGTATTCGATGGTGGTTCGATGAGCGAGGGCTCATTAAGGATGCTGATCCGTACAGGGGATATAGATCTGCTGCTTAACATCGATGAAGATCTGAACGGGGTCAGAAGGGAAAGAATCGGGACTGCTGTCCGCATGAAGGGGCGGGCGACTTTGCTTGGGGGGTACAGTTCGGGGGCCTGTTCTGTGACTGCAGGCCTGATGATCAGATCCGGGATGATCCTGACAGCCTTTTCCTGGGAGGGGCATCCGGTGCTGGGCAGTACTTATTCGGCAGGAATAGTGAGGATGTGGTGAATATGGGAGAAAATATTGTCCTGTCTGTGTTAATCGCATTTACGGTCATATCTGTCGGCCGTGTGTCTGCGGAAGAAAGAACGGAGACATGGATATCAGGCTCGGATCCGGGCCAGTATGATATGACCGAAGCACTGGTCAGGTTGAACAGCAGGGTACTCTTGAGTATGAGAGGAGTCGGCGCACAGAGTGAGCCATCGTACGATCTGAGATTTGATCTGGCCGACCGGGGAATAAGGGTTTCGACCAGATACAATCGCAGAGAGAGAGCAGGTCGGTTCGCCTATTTTCTGGATCTCGCCCACAGGCAATACGGTATAAGGGTCTCGGCTGGATATTTTATGCCTGATATAGCAATGGGGATGGTGTTTTCTGGATATGATATGACATATCCGTTCTCCTCCGGATTTCCGTTGAGGAAATACAAACGACTGGTCAGACGTTCATCGTTCTATGGGAACAGTGTCAGGGGAGTAGCTTTATCCGCAATGGTCAAACAACTGTATCTTATGGCCTTCTCCGGGACCACTGGGAAATGGAGTTCCGACAGATACGTCAGGGATGATGGAAGGCTTGGTGGCTTACGGGTCGAGACATCAGCAGGAAGAATCAGAAGCGGTCTGACGTTCAGTTTTGATAACGGATTTCGGAATGCGGGAACGGACCTGAGGATGGACTACGGGAGGGCAAGTATAGCTTTAGAGCTTGCTGGACGTTCGCTAGATAAGATATCAGGAATAACAGGTGTCAGGTGGAAGAATCGGCAGGGAAGCGCGGGAATCGTTATTTTTTGTATAGATCCGGATACAGACATAAAATTCGGGAACATACCGGGAGGGCGAGAAGGTTATGTAGCTTCCAGGAGAGGGTATTCCCTCTCGGCGACCCGAAGATTGCGAAAATCGATTTCCGGGAGGTTCGCGCTTGGTCAGACAAGTTATTCCAATCCTGACCGTCTCGACTGGAAAAACGCGTGCAGAGGAGAGGTCTCAATACGTACTTCAGGTATTCGTATAACCGTTGGATATGTAGTTAACTCTACCAGCAGTCTGCCCCTGATGCCTCTTCCTCCGGTCGGCCTCCCTTCGCTAAGTACGAGGCGGAGCGTAAATATCCTGGCTGTAAAGGGATTAGGTTCTGCTGGAAGAGTGCGATTATCATTGAGATATCCACACGATGATGAAAGTACCGGTGTCATTCTGACGCAATCTTTTCGGGCTAACGACAAGAAGAAAAAGAAAGCTATGGAAGTGTCTTTCACATGGCATCAGGCGTTGCGAGGGAGACCTTCTTTTTATAGCTATCAACCAGTACTCGTGGGTGAATATCCCTGGAAATACTTCAAGGGTGATGGTCTGTTCTGGGTGATTTCAGCCAGGAGAGAGATTGGGGGTATTACGCTCTCCCTAAGGTCTTCAGGGGGGAGTCAGAAGAAAATCGGAGTAGATACTCAGATTAGGTATGATTTTTAGTGGTTTCTCCCAAAACTGGAACTATTAATGCATCGGTCATGAATCATGAATGCAATAAATACTATCACATATGACGACAAGGCTCAGGGAAGAAAGATATTGCCTTTTCCCCCTGAATTGCCTTTCTATCCGCATCTTGATGAGCTGGGGACCCTGTCGGCTCTGGGGGCCGGCAAGGATTCTCTCAGAAATATTGTCGAGGCGGGCAGTATATATAATATGCTGAAGGATCTGTACAGTTTCCTTTCTCTCACTGATCAGCCGTATGTCGAGATACTCAAGATCGCTTCTCTTGCAGCGGTCGGTGAACCAGAGGGGATCAAACTGCTCTATGCTCTTTTTGTCGCCATCCCACCTCTTGAGACTTTTCTTGATGATATGGTGGATTTCAAAAATATCCGTAAAGTGATGGAAAAATATTCAAATGAAAGTACCAGTGATGACGAGACGACCGAGAGGGATGAGTGGTTCAGAAAGAAAGTGATGCTTTTATCAGTCTCTCTGCCATTGCCGAATTCGTCGTCATCTGACCCGGAGAAGCCATGGCTTTCATGGAGCGATGGTGTACGCAGAGCCTTTGCAGATCCCGATGACAAGTGGTCAGAAGCTATTATCGAAAGAGCTAAAGTAGAGTGTGAAGCAAAAGCTATAAGGATAGGAAAAATAACGGCATCTATAGACCCCGAAAAGCATGAGAAATCAGTTCTATCCCTGATGACTCTCATCGAGGAGATCAGGTGGAAGCAGGAGATTCTAACTGATACAGCTGGGCGTCAGGGTAAAACGACGATGTTTCTCAAGGAGTCATTGGGGACAGACTGGGAGAACACAATCAATTCTCTGAAAAAGAGTAAGGCTGGTAATCTGCTGGCTGAAATGCTCGAGATGCAGGCTGGAAAAGCTCATACATATCCTCAGATCCGGTCTGGAACGGCTGCTCTGCGCTCGCTTACCATGCACCCGGCCCTTCAGAAAACGACAAAGACGCCGGATATACTGAGCTGTCTTCATCTGTACATCGAACATGCGGGCGAAGGTAAACTCGATATCCTCCTGCCATTGGGAAAGAAAGTAGCCGGTATAAACGACCTGCCTGGTTTTTCACTCTC
The window above is part of the Candidatus Latescibacterota bacterium genome. Proteins encoded here:
- a CDS encoding lamin tail domain-containing protein, with the translated sequence MMTRSVSILLFNLFTACTSLFSPILAFEGPVINEIYYDEPGPDTGREFIEIINAGSVTVDLSGYQIYMIDGRTGNRDIIWFGKEGLEILPGAILAIKGSYYSPVDGLSLDGHLQNGPDAVMFLDGDTVVDLVGYGDLDDQGLYESSPCVDVGAGWSLARRPDGYDSDNNIFDFVPAMPSPGVRNFFDYDLTVSIERENFLYCFDSPASIPVEILNSGLHSFAGTFRLFIESEENLPASEIFCELASGVSLRTQLTIWKPASILERTAVIVDASVDENPGNDTAFVIVSPSPADIVINEIMARPLDGCCEWIEIFNRETYPVDIRNWSISDRSGSMGTVQDDVLIIDPGVFMVLTRDTDLFTECHMSGGDIIRTQIDGWPSLNDRDTGGIADVVSLMDRSGLLVDEVNYSDMWGEERGRSIERYSPDACSAGASLLWHRSLSADGATPGSINSTCSFNDIPAGILSITPQCLDYGTREGLYVSISGYAGEFGCSITIYDMEGVAVKRLVAERGGASVLTCRWDGMSDNGFRLPTGLYICVAEFLGEGGRVCRRVKECFVVRNGT